The following DNA comes from Fervidibacillus albus.
ATCGTTTCTTAAAATTTCAAGCGGAAGTCGGTGCGAAACAAAACCGGGTGGAATTGATGGAAGACCGAATTGCCAGTCAAGAGGTGATCGCAACGGAAATTTTATCGGAAAACGAGGATATAGATATGGAACAAGTCATTACAGAACTGATTACGCAAGAGTCAATCCATCGGGCTGCATTAAGTGTCGGTGCCCGCATTATCCAGCCGACGTTAATGGACTTTTTACAATAAATGGAAAGACCTAAGAATGTACGATCGGCGTTCTTAGGTTTTTCTATTTTCTCTCCATTATTTTATTCACCAGTCGAAAAATAAAATTGGTCATAAGATCAAGACTGATTTCGGAAGAAAAAAAAGGGGGGGGATAGATGCGTATTCCACAAATCCGAATGGAATCGACCTTTATGCAAATCGGCTTACAAATAGACCAGCCGATTCAACGAATTGAACAACCGAAGGCCATTTTAGAAATTGAGCAACCGAAAGCAGTTGTCCAAATGGAAACGACCCCGGGAAAACTTTCAATCGACCAATCCCAAGCCTTCGCCGAAGAAAATCGTAAGCCTATTGCTGAAGTCGTTCGTGAGACGGCACAAATTGCTAAACAAACTGCAATGGAAGGGACGAAAAGGCGAGCTCGAGAAGGGAGGGAATTGATGGAGATTGAAAAGGGCGGAAATCCAATCGTCTCTCAAGCAATGGAACATAGTAAACGACCAGAAAAACAGCTTTCCATTGGTTGGATTCCTTCCTACGGTAGCGTAAAAATCCATTATGAGCCTGGGGAAGTTGATATTCGCATCACACCGCAAAAACCGATTATTGAAGCGATTCCCCAAAAACCGATCCACGACTACACCCCCGGCAACGTTTCGGTCTATATTCGACAATGGAATTCACTTAAAATTGACGTGATCAATTTATTCGATGAGTCGGTGTAACATAAATGAAATATTGAATTATTAGATTGGAAAAAAGATAAATGTGGGTGAAAAGATGAACATTCAAACGAAATACCACGGTGAACTTACCATCGACGAAAAAAACATTGTTATTTTTGAAAAGGGCATCCCTGGCTTTCCTGATGAAAACCGATTCGTTTTCTTTCCATTGATGGATGATGAATTGTATACGGTGATGCAGTCGGTTCAAACGCCAAACATCGCATTTGTTGTCATCATTCCGTTTCTATTTTTCAATAATTACGAATTCGATTTGGAAGATGGAATCGTTCAACAACTCGATATTGAGCGTCCCGATGACGTCCAAATCTATACCATTTTAACGCTTCGCGACCCCTTTGACCAAACAACTGCGAACCTCCAAGCACCTATTGTCATCAATCGGAAAAATAAGAAAGGAAAGCAAGTCATTTTAAATAGTGACGCATATTCAACGAGACAACGACTCTTCCCATCCCCTAAATTGTTGAAGGGGGGAGCCGGATGTTAATTTTATCGCGAAAAACGGGAGAGGCAATCCAAATCGGCGATGACATTGAGATTCGTATCGTCTCAGTAAAAGGAGATCAGGTGAAACTTGGCATTGACGCCCCGAAACACGTCGAGATTTACCGAAAGGAAATCGTCGATGAAATTCAAAAAGAAAATCAACAAGCGACTATTTTTTCCGGCAACCCAGCTGATTTAGTAAAAAAGCCTTAGAAACAATAATTTTTTTCTATGAAAGGCTAAACAACTTTTGTTTTTTTCCGATAAATAGATTGTAGGCAATAACGGGGGCGGCCGACCCGTACGCCATATACTATTCGTTCACATGGACGTGAACAAAAAATTCAAGGAGGAAAAGAAATGAGAATCAATCACAATATCTCAGCTTTAAACACGTACAATAGTTTAACTTCCAACAATTCTGCTATTCAAAGCAACATGGAAAAATTATCTTCTGGTCTTCGGATTAATCGTGCAGGAGATGATGCAGCAGGTCTTTCAATTTCCGAAAAAATGCGTGGCCAAATCCGCGGTCTTGACATGGCTACGAAAAATGCTGAAGATGGTATTTCTTTAATCCAAACGGCTGAAGGTGCATTAAACGAAACCCACTCGATCTTACAACGTATGCGTGAATTAGCAGTTCAAGCTGCAAACGATACGAATACAACAGATGATCGTGCTGAACTCCAAAAAGAAGTTTCAGCTTTAATTGAAGAAATTGATCGCATTTCGACTGATACAGAATTTAATACTCAAGCCTTATTAGATGGTTCGTTTACTGGAAAAGTAATTCATATTGGCGCCAATACAGGACAAACATTAACAGTATCAATCGGTACAATGGGTGCTAGTGCACTTGGTGTTGAAAGTGTAGATATTAGTACACAAACTGGTGCTAACAGTGCAATTGATTCTATAGATGCTGCAATTAAATCTGTTTCTTCACAACGTTCTGATCTCGGTGCGATTCAAAACCGTTTAGAGCACACAATTAACAACTTAGAAACAACCTCAGAAAACTTAACGGCTGCAGAATCTCGGATTCGCGATGTAGATATGGCAGAAGAAATGATGGAATATACGAAGAACAGTATTTTGTCTCAAGCTTCTCAAGCTATGCTTGCTCAGGCAAATCAGTTGCCACAAGGTGTTCTTCAATTATTGCAATAACGTATTTAAAAACGAAAAAGCTGGAGCATGTTGCTTCAGCTTTTTTTAGTTTAGGAAATAGAATATAATAAAATTACATAATTCGACAAATGAGAAGAGGTGAAATCGAGATGTATACTGTTACGAAGGAAATTAATGCTAGAAAAATTGAATTATACATAGTACATGAAAATGTTACAAAAAAAACAATTTCATTAAACTCAAAGGTTTCTCCAAAAAAAGAGATTGAGAAATTTGGGAAACAAATTCAAAATAATAAGTGCTATTTTATTATTGGTTCTGGTAATGGTACTTTATTAGAGTATTTATTGGAAAAAAATTTTCATTCGAAGTTTTATATTATAGAACTTTTCCGTGAAATTGATTATGACGAAAAATATAAAGATAAGTTAAAAAATCATAACATATATTTTTATCATAATGAAGACTTGAATTATATTAAAATAAGTGATGCCATTAGAGAATCCTTTGGAATGGGTATTGAAATTTTAATTCATCCTAACTACGAAAATTTAAGGAGAGAATTACTACATTCTGTTCTAGAAAAAATAAAAATGGGTACCACTACTACGAAAATTAATAACAACACAGAGAAATATTTTATGTTTGAATGGTTAATTGAACCTATTTTAAATTTATCGCTATCAAAAGAAGGTAAAAATTTGCTTGATGTAAAGGATAAATTTGAACAAAGGCCAATTATTATAGTTGCATCGGGGCCATCATTAGTTGATAATCTAGATTTTATTAAGAAAAATAAAGATAGAGCATATATCATTGCTTCAGGTTCGGCTGTTAATGGATTATTGAACTATGGAATTTCTCCAGATTTCGTAACGATTATTGATGCGAGTATTACTAATTTCACTGCACATTTTAAAAATACGAAGTACACAGGTCCAATTATTACAGCAGGTACAACGAATCATTTAATATTAAAGCACCATCCGGGAGAAATTTATTTTACTAATTTAGCCCAAGACTCAATTACAAATGAAGTACGACCAGATTTTTTGATGGTACCAACTGTTCCATCCGTCGCACTCTATTCATTATTATTAACCCATTATTTAAATGCGAGTGAAGTTTACTTAGTTGGACAGGATTTGGCTTTGAAAAATGGAGAATATTATGCATCAGGTGTCCATAAACATAAAGGAATCGAGAATTTAGGACCAACTAAAGAAGTTGAGGGTAACACACTTGAGAAAGTAATTACTACTTTACCGTTAGCATCAATGTTGGAATCTTTTAATAATGCAGTGGAATCTATTCGAAAAGTAAATAAACAAGTAAAAATTTATAATCTATCAACAATTGGTGCAAAAATCAAGGGTGTTCCTTATAAAAATAAGAACGAAATAAAGTTGGGAGAAACAATTGATAAATCATGGATTTCTCGCACACCAATTGAAAAAACGTTAGACTATACAAATTCTCTTGAATATCTAGAAAAGCTTAAAAGTTGTAAAAGAGAAGTAGATGAAATTGTCCGAAAAATTGATCGAATGAATTCCAATGCAGTGACACTACAAGATTTAGAAAAAATATTAAAACTAATAAAAAAAATAAGAGAAAACAAAATGTTAGAAACGCATATTTTAAATATGATTTATTCTACAACAAAATCCATTAATAATATGTTTGAATATGGATTTGAGGACAATTTTAAAACGAATAGTGAACGGGTGGATATGTTAATTAAGTTGAAATTTTTTGTAAAGTATATCCAACAATATTTAGAAGGTTTAACCGATCATAAGGCTTGGTTTGAAATGGATATAGATGTTTCACTTGAAAACTCATAGGTAGATTGATTTTTCTTATAAAAAAATCTTGAACTAGTAAAATTGAGAGGAATTTAATAGGTAAATATTGAATTTTTAATATTTGTACCGATATATAAATAGGAATTATAATGCGTTCCAAATAGCTGAAGACTGAATCAAAGTGGGTGAAATTGTTGAAGGAAGTACTTGAACTTATAGAAAGTTTTAATAATTATCTTTTAAGATTGCCCAAAGGGGTTTATTATATTTCAGAATGTTTACGAAAAGATCAATTGAATGAAGCTTTTCAAACAATTAAAGATTTTTCAGAAGGGGTAATGTGGCTAAGTGATGCTACACGTTTATTAAAACAAAATGATGTAGAAGTACAATTAAATATTAACCAAATTCAAGCATTTTTAATTGAAATCAATGAGGGTTTAGAAAAACAAGATTATGTGTTGGTTGCCGATTTATTTGAATATGAAATCGCTCCATTTTTTGAAGAAATTCCCCAAATTGTAGGAGTTTCTTCATGATTTTCAAGGTTTATAATGCCAAAAATGGAGAAAAGACATTAAAAGTAAATGATATACAAATTTATAGCAAATATTCTCCCAGTGCAGATGCAACGCGATTTATTGAAGCAGAATATGATGGAACTAAAAGTGGATATTTACTAATTGGATTAGGTTTAGGATACCACTTAAAGTCACTGGTGGAACTAGCAAATGGAAAGAAAATCTTCGTTTACTATTTTTCAGATGATGAATTCCGTTTGTTTGAAAAATATAATCAGTACAACTGGTGGAAAAGAGATAATATACGTTTCTTAAATCATATCCATGTCAATGAGCTTATGGACAATGTTCAAGTTTTAATACCTTCACCATGGCTTAAAGCGATCGGACAAAAACACCCTTTATTTCATTATTTAGAAGTAATAAAAATTCATCAAATATCTTATAAAAAAAATAGCAATTTATTGAAAGAAAACTTTTATTTAAATATTGCTCTAAATGATGATTCAATTACCTATAAAAGACAGTCAAACATTGCATGTTTAGTAGCTGCTGGTCCATCTTTAAATGAAACCGCAAAATGGTTAGTCAATAAAGAAAAAGTAGTTGATATTTATGCTGTTGGTGCAGCTTTAAAACCTTTGCTAACCAATCATATTATTCCAAAGGCTGTTGTATTGTCAGATCCGAGTGATTTGACTTTCCAGCAATTTGAAAATATTGAATATAACGGAACACTGTATTATTTAAGTACTGCAAATCATAAAAGTGTGAAATATCACAAAGGACCAAGGATTATACTGTTTCAACAAGGATACCATCTCGCCGAAAAACAAGCAAAATTGAAAAATGCCCCGTTAATTGAAACGGGAGGATCTGTTGGAACAACGACGTTTAGTTTATTGGAAAACAGTGGATATAAGCAAATTGTATTATTTGGACAAGATTTAGGTTTTTACGGAAATCAAACCCATACAAACCACTCGACCTCAAATCAAATAATAACGAATGACTTGTTTTTAAGAAATGAGATTGCTAATGATGGCAGTAGCATATATACAAATGCGATGTTTCAATCTTTTAAGTTTTGGTATAACCAAAAAATGATAAATACAAAAGTAAAAGTTTTTAATACTGCTGCTAAAGGTGCAAAAATTAATAATGTACCGTTAATCAATGAACAACAATTTCAGGAATTGCTAAATGGAGATATGTTATGAAAAAGAAAATTTTAGTGACTGGTGCTGATGGATTTATAGGTTCTCATTTAACAGAAGAACTTGTACGTCAAGGATATAATGTTCGTGCATTTGTATATTATAACTCATTTAATTCTTGGGGATGGCTCGATTATTCTCCTGAAGTAATCAAATCATCTTTGGACATATTTTCAGGTGATATTCGTGATCCGTATGGCGTGAAAGAAGCAATGAAAGGATGTACGCATGTACTTCATTTAGCATCGCTCATTGCAATTCCATATTCTTATCATTCGCCATCAACATATGTTGACACAAATATTACAGGAACATTAAATATCGTTCAAGCTGCCCGGGAACTTGGTGTTGAAAAGATAGTGCACACATCAACGAGCGAGGTGTATGGAACAGCTCAATATGTACCAATTGATGAACATCATCCACTTCAAGGTCAATCGCCATATTCAGCTTCAAAAATTGGTGCTGATCAAATAGCGATGTCTTTTTATCGATCTTTTGATACTCCTGTAACAATTATTCGACCATTTAATACATACGGACCACGTCAATCGGCTCGAGCTGTCATTCCGACAATTATTAGTCAGTTGGCGAATGGAAAAACAAAGATTAAACTTGGTGCAATTTCTCCAACTAGAGATTTTAATTATGTAAAAGATACGGTACAAGGGTTTATCTCTATTATGAAGTCATCAAAATCTATTGGAGAAGTCATTAATATTGGATCGAATTATGAAATTTCAATTGGTGAAACGGCAGAAATGATTGCTGATATTATGGGTGTGGACTTACAAATTGAAACGGATGAACAACGTCTTCGTCCACAAAAGAGTGAAGTAGAAAGACTATGGGCTGATAATACAAAAGCTAAAGAATTGCTTGGATGGAAGCCTAAGTATGGTGGGAAAGAAGGATTCCGCCGTGGGCTAGAAGAAACCATCGAGTGGTTTACAAATCCAGCGAATTTATCACAATATAAGGCAGATGTTTACAATATATGATGAAAGAATGGGAACGGTTTGCTAATGATGTAAAAAAATTCTATGGGAAAGATGTTGTTCCGTTACACGAACCAACCTTTAATCAAAAGGAAATAGAATATGTGACAAATTGTATTGAAACAGGATGGGTTTCTTCAGTTGGAGAATATGTTAGCAATTTTGAAGAGGACCTTGCAAAATTTGTTGGAGTAAAACGGGCTGTTGCCGTTGTTAATGGAACTGCTGCTTTGCATATCGCATTAAAAGTAGCGGGAGTGAAAGCGGGGGATGAAGTGTTAATGCCTTCGCTTACTTTTATAGCTACAGCTAATGCTGTAGCTTATAATAGGGCTATTCCCCATTTTGTCGATGTTTCCTATAATACGCTAGGCATTGATCCAAAAAAACTGAATCATCATCTTGAACAGATTGGTGAATTTCGCAATGGAGAATTATATAACAGACAAACGAATCGTCGGATTTCTGCCGTTCTTCCAATGCACACCTTCGGTCATCCAGTAGATATAGATGGCTTGTTAGAAGTTTGTGAGAAATATCGTTTAGTAATGGTCGAAGATGCTGCAGAATCTTTAGGGTCATATTATAGGGGAAAACATACCGGAAGTTATGGGAAAGTTAGTGCGTTTAGCTTTAATGGGAATAAGATTATAACTACTGGTGGTGGAGGAGCCATCGTTACAAATAATGACTCCTTAGCTGATTATGCGAAACATTTAACCACAACAGCTAAAATTCCACATCGCTGGGAATATGAACATGATGAAATTGGTTATAATTACCGAATGCCTAATCTTAATGCTGCTCTTGGATGTGCTCAATTAGAAAAATTAACGGATTTTATTATACAGAAACGTACTTTGACAATTAAATATGAACAGTTGATACAGAAACTTCCAGGAGTTCAATTATTTAAAGAACCTGCATTCGCTAAAAGTAATTATTGGTTACAAACTTTAATTTTAGATAACCGATATAAACGAGATGACATTCTTGTATTTTTAAATGATTACGGTGTCATGAGTCGACCGATTTGGAAACCGCTGCATTTATTAAAAATGTATAACGAAAATCCTAGGGGCAATTTAAATGTAACTGAAGATTTAAACAATCGAATTATTAACATTCCAAGTACACCATTAATTGAGGTGTGATTCATGAAACGAAAAATCTGTATTGTAACAGGAACCAGAGCGGAATACGGACTGCTTTATTGGTTAATGAAAAGAATAAAATCTGATAAAGAACTTGAATTACAAATTATTGCAACAGGTATGCATCTTTCTCCAGAATTCGGCTTAACTTATAAACAAATAGAAAAAGATGGTTTTGAAATTAATGAAAAGATTGAGATGCTTTTATCTGCGGACACACCGACAGCTATAACAAAATCCATTGGTTTGGGTGTAATTTCATTTGCTGATGCGTTTGACAACTTACAACCGGATGTAGTTGTTTTATTAGGAGATCGTTTTGAAATATTTGCCGCTGCACAATCGGCCATGATTATGAGGATTCCAATTGCACATATTCATGGTGGAGAAATAACTGAAGGTGCAATAGATGATTCAATTCGACATTCCATTACGAAAATGTCTCAAATTCATTTTACGGCTACTGAAGTATATAGAAAACGGGTCATACAAATGGGGGAACACCCAAAAACTGTGTATAATGTTGGCACACTTGGAATTGAAGGAATTAAAAATACACCTTTGCTCAGTTTAAAAGAATTATCTGATTATGTAGGATTAAAATTAAAAAAATATTTTCTAATTACCCTTCACCCTACAACATTACAAAGTAGTACGGCTGAAGAGCAAATTAAGATATTATTAAATGTTCTTGATAAATGGAAAGATTATCAATTGATTTTTACGAAAACGAATGCAGATACGGATGGCAGAAATATTAATCGATATATTGATAATTATGTAGAAAACAACTTTAATCGGGCACGGGTGTTTGATTCCTTAGGACAAGTGAGATATTTAAGTGCAATCAAGCATTGTGAGATGGTTATTGGCAATTCTTCGAGCGGACTTTTAGAAGTTCCTTATTTTAGAAAACCAACTATTAATATTGGGATACGCCAACAGGGAAGATTGAAAGCAGACTCTGTAATTGATTGTGATTTTAATAAAAAATCCATCATGAAAGGTATGAAAAAAGCCTTTTCTCCAACATTTACTAAAAAAATATATCAAATGCCTATGGTATATGGTGAAGGAAATACATCCGAAGAAATCGTTAACATTTTAAAAAATATGAGTCTTAAAAGTACTATGAAACAATTTTATGATATAATGTGAATCATTTTTGTAGAAATTAATATTTTAGAATTATTTAAAATTTTAATTTCTCCTCAGCAACACCACGCATTGCTAGCACAATACTTGGTGTTGGTGCCAGTGAGTTTTAAAGCCGCTGAGGCGTTTATGTTGTTAAAGGAGAGAGTTGAATGAAAACCTATATTATAGCGGAAGCAGGTGTGAATCATAATGGTTCGTTAGAGCTTGCAAAAAAGTTAGTGGATGTTGCGAAACAAGCTGGTGCTGATGCGGTGAAATTTCAAACCTTTAAAGCTGAAAATTTAGTGACGAAGTTTGCTCAACAAGCAAATTATCAAGTCGAAAATCTAGGTGAAGCAACTTCCCAATTTTCCATGCTAAAACAACTTGAATTGTCTTTTGAAGAATTTGTTGAATTGAGGAATTACTGTAATAATCAGCAAATTGATTTTTTGTCGACACCGTTTGATTATGAGAGTGTTGATTTTTTGTTTGATGACTTAAATATACCAATGGCTAAAATACCATCTGGTGAATTAACGAATTCGCCGTTTATTCATTATATCGCAAAAAAACGGAAACCAATCATTTTATCTACAGGGATGGCAACGATTAAAGAAATTCATGAAGCATTATCATTTATTGCCTTTGGTTTGGCGAAACCCAATGAAAGAGTAAATGAGCAAAAGGTTCGGACGTATTATAGAACAGAAGAGGCAAAATCGATTTTAAAAAAATTTATTAAAATTTTGCATTGCACGACTGAATATCCAGCTCCATTTGAAACTGTCAATTTAAAAGCAATGGTAGAGATGAAAAAAGAATTTCAATTGCCTATCGGTTTATCGGATCACTCGAAAGGTATTTCTGTACCAATTGCTGCTGCTGCATTAGGTGCGACTATTATCGAAAAGCACTTTACTCTTGATTGCTCGATGGAAGGTCCAGATCATATTGCCTCACTAGAACCCCGTGAACTTTCAGAAATGATTCAAAGTATTAGAGAAGTGGAACTAGCTTTGGGAACGGGTAAAAAAGACCCAACACCTGTTGAACTACAAAATCGTATCCCGGCTAGGAAAAGTTTAGTGGCAAAAAAATCTATTCAGGCTGGTGAGTTGTTTACTGAAGAAAATTTAACAGTTAAACGGCCAGGAAACGGTATTTCACCAAAAAATTATTGGAATTATCTGGGTAAGATTGCTCAAAAATCATACATGGAGGATCAACTGATTGATGAATAGACCCATTATTATCATTGGTAATGGTGGTCATGCATCCGTATTATCAGAAATTTTACTTGAACAAAAAAGGAAGATTATTGGGTTTACTGCGCCTCAAAAAGAAGAGAATTCATTTAGTATTCCTTACATTGGGCAAGATGATGTAATTTTTCATTACGGAATAAATGAAATTGAATTAGTATTAGGTATTGGTACTGTGGGAGATACAACAATTCGTAAAAATTTATTTCACTTGTTTAAAAATCGAGGATATCGTTTTTCAAACGTCATTCATCCTAAATCAATAATTGCCCCATCTGTTAAATTCGGTGAGGGAGTTCAAGTTATGGCAGGGGCAATTATTCAAACAAATACAATATTAGCCGATAATATAATTGTAAATACGGGTGCCAAAATTGATCATAATTGTCAAATAGAGTCTCACGTACATATTGCTCCTGGAAGCGTCATTTCAGGTGGTGTCACAATAAAAAGTAGTACACATATTGGTGCTGGTTCTACGATTATCCAAGGAATTAAGATTGGTTCCAATTGTTTGGTGGGTGCTGGTACCGTTGTTGTACGTGATGTACAAGAACATAAAAAAGTATTAGGGGTACCTGCAAGGGAAGTGAACATATGAAAAATTGGCAAAGTATATCAGTAAAACCATCAGAAACGTTATTAAATACAATGAAAATCATTGATCAGTCAGCCTTACAATTTGCAGTTGTTGTCGATGAGAAAAAACATCTACTTGGTACTGTAACCGATGGGGATATTCGACGTAGTATTTTGAGAGGAAACAACCTAGAAGTAGCTATTCGAAACGTGATGAATCCTAAACCAATGATTGCGAAAATTGGAAAAAAATATAGTGATTATCATCAAATAATGAAAAAGAACAATTTAAGGCAACTTCCTATTGTGAATGAAAAAAATCAGATTGTTGATATTCTTTTTTTAGATAAAAATCATGTCAATCATAATGAAAATGTTGTTGTTTTGTTTGTAGGAGGACTAGGGACACGCCTAAGACCACTTACGAATGATATTCCGAAGCCGATGCTAAAAGTTGGGGGGAAACCAATTTTAGAAACGATTATTGAAGGTTTTAAACAATATGGATATAAAAATTTCATTTTATCTGTAAATTATAAAAAAGAAATTATACAAGATTATTTTCAAAATGGTCAAGCCTTTGGTGTGTCTATACGTTACATTGAAGAAGAAAAACGCATGGGAACTGCTGGAGCGTTATCTTTATTACGAGAAAAACCGACAAAGCCTATTTTTGTAATGAATGGAGATTTGTTAACACAAGTAAATTTTAAACAATTAATGGATTTTCATTTACAACATCAATCAATAGCAACGATGTGTGTACGTGAATATGAGTATCAAATCCCCTACGGTGTAATAGAGACGGAAGAGACTAAATTAGTTTCCATTAGAGAAAAACCGATACATAAAAGTTTTGTAAATGCTGGTATTTATGTTCTCAGTCCTGAAGCACTTGATTATATTCCGCATAACAAATATTATGATATGCCCGAGTTATTTGGGAAATTAATAGAAGATAATAAAAGAACAACGGTATTTCCAATTAGGGAATATTGGTTAGATATTGGTCGGGTCGATGATTTTGTAAAGGCTAATAATGATTATAAGGAGTATTACGTATGAAGCCGACTTTTTTAGCAATTATTCCCGCCCGTGGAGGTTCTAAAGGGGTTCCAAGAAAAAATATAAGAAAAATCGCAGGAAAACCGTTAATTGCTTGGACCATTGAAGAAGCAAAAAAATCACAATATATAACTCGATTAATTTTATCTTCAGAAGATGACGAAATTATAAAAGTAGCAAAACGTTATGGTTGTGAAGTGCCTTTTGTTCGTCCAAAAGAAATAGCGCAGGATGACACACCAGGGATTGATCCTGTATTACATGCTATTCAACAATGTCCAGGATATGATTATGTAGTGTTATTGCAACCTACTTCACCTTTACGTACAGTAGAAGATATAGACGGTTGTATTGAATACATGTTGAAAAAAAATGCAGAGTTTTGTGTAAGTGTTACTGCTCCAGACAAGTCTCCTTACTGGATGTATATACAAGATGATGTAGGAAAAATAAAACCAATCATCAACCAAACAAATATTCCAACAAGAAGACAAGATCTTCCGAAAACAATTGCAATAAATGGTGCGGTGTACGTGGCTAAAACAGATAAAATTATTGAAGAAAGGACTTTTTTAACTCCGAATACTTTCGCTTATGAAATGGAAAGAGGGCAATCATTGGACATTGATACTGAATGGGATTTTAAAGTTTGTGAATTCTTTTTAAATCAACGTATTCAATGTGATAAAAAGGAATAGATTAAACGTAAATATTTCATAATTCAAATTAATTATTATCAAGATATTTTCTTGATCCATAATAATATAAAGAACAAGTATGCTTTTTTTAGTAATACGATTGTTCATGTTATTTTCCTCCCTTACTCCCCTATTTTATGTTATAGTATATATTGCGCTTTTTGTCGAAGAATGGCTATGAGATGGAGCGCGAATGTTCAACAATGAAATTACGTTGAGGGGAGCTTTTTTTGTGGATTTACAAAAATCAATTGCTTATCATAAATCGACGTACGTATTTTTTTTAATTTCGGGGATTTTGTTCGCTGCATTTAATTTGCGTCCGGCGATTACTTCCGTCGGGCCGATCGTCGGGATGATTCAGGAAGATTTGCACTTGTCCCATTTTACTGCCGGACTTTTGACAAGTTTGCCGTTAGCTGCTTTTGCCGTCGTATCGCCCGTTGTACCGATAATTTCCAACCGTTTCGGTAATGAACGGACGATTCTTTTCGGACTCGTTCTCTTAGTAATCGGGATTTTTTCTCGTTCGGTCACATCCGTCTTTTTCCTTTTTACCGGGACCCTTTTGATTGGAGTTGGAATCGCGATTAGTAACGTCCTTTTACCGGTGATTGTAAAGGAAAAGTTCCCGTTAAAAGTCGGATTGATGACGAGTGTATATTCGACGGCGATGGGGATTTTTGCTGCA
Coding sequences within:
- a CDS encoding LegC family aminotransferase: MMKEWERFANDVKKFYGKDVVPLHEPTFNQKEIEYVTNCIETGWVSSVGEYVSNFEEDLAKFVGVKRAVAVVNGTAALHIALKVAGVKAGDEVLMPSLTFIATANAVAYNRAIPHFVDVSYNTLGIDPKKLNHHLEQIGEFRNGELYNRQTNRRISAVLPMHTFGHPVDIDGLLEVCEKYRLVMVEDAAESLGSYYRGKHTGSYGKVSAFSFNGNKIITTGGGGAIVTNNDSLADYAKHLTTTAKIPHRWEYEHDEIGYNYRMPNLNAALGCAQLEKLTDFIIQKRTLTIKYEQLIQKLPGVQLFKEPAFAKSNYWLQTLILDNRYKRDDILVFLNDYGVMSRPIWKPLHLLKMYNENPRGNLNVTEDLNNRIINIPSTPLIEV
- the neuC gene encoding UDP-N-acetylglucosamine 2-epimerase; translation: MKRKICIVTGTRAEYGLLYWLMKRIKSDKELELQIIATGMHLSPEFGLTYKQIEKDGFEINEKIEMLLSADTPTAITKSIGLGVISFADAFDNLQPDVVVLLGDRFEIFAAAQSAMIMRIPIAHIHGGEITEGAIDDSIRHSITKMSQIHFTATEVYRKRVIQMGEHPKTVYNVGTLGIEGIKNTPLLSLKELSDYVGLKLKKYFLITLHPTTLQSSTAEEQIKILLNVLDKWKDYQLIFTKTNADTDGRNINRYIDNYVENNFNRARVFDSLGQVRYLSAIKHCEMVIGNSSSGLLEVPYFRKPTINIGIRQQGRLKADSVIDCDFNKKSIMKGMKKAFSPTFTKKIYQMPMVYGEGNTSEEIVNILKNMSLKSTMKQFYDIM
- the neuB gene encoding N-acetylneuraminate synthase, with protein sequence MKTYIIAEAGVNHNGSLELAKKLVDVAKQAGADAVKFQTFKAENLVTKFAQQANYQVENLGEATSQFSMLKQLELSFEEFVELRNYCNNQQIDFLSTPFDYESVDFLFDDLNIPMAKIPSGELTNSPFIHYIAKKRKPIILSTGMATIKEIHEALSFIAFGLAKPNERVNEQKVRTYYRTEEAKSILKKFIKILHCTTEYPAPFETVNLKAMVEMKKEFQLPIGLSDHSKGISVPIAAAALGATIIEKHFTLDCSMEGPDHIASLEPRELSEMIQSIREVELALGTGKKDPTPVELQNRIPARKSLVAKKSIQAGELFTEENLTVKRPGNGISPKNYWNYLGKIAQKSYMEDQLIDE
- a CDS encoding acetyltransferase, translating into MNRPIIIIGNGGHASVLSEILLEQKRKIIGFTAPQKEENSFSIPYIGQDDVIFHYGINEIELVLGIGTVGDTTIRKNLFHLFKNRGYRFSNVIHPKSIIAPSVKFGEGVQVMAGAIIQTNTILADNIIVNTGAKIDHNCQIESHVHIAPGSVISGGVTIKSSTHIGAGSTIIQGIKIGSNCLVGAGTVVVRDVQEHKKVLGVPAREVNI
- a CDS encoding nucleotidyltransferase family protein, whose product is MKNWQSISVKPSETLLNTMKIIDQSALQFAVVVDEKKHLLGTVTDGDIRRSILRGNNLEVAIRNVMNPKPMIAKIGKKYSDYHQIMKKNNLRQLPIVNEKNQIVDILFLDKNHVNHNENVVVLFVGGLGTRLRPLTNDIPKPMLKVGGKPILETIIEGFKQYGYKNFILSVNYKKEIIQDYFQNGQAFGVSIRYIEEEKRMGTAGALSLLREKPTKPIFVMNGDLLTQVNFKQLMDFHLQHQSIATMCVREYEYQIPYGVIETEETKLVSIREKPIHKSFVNAGIYVLSPEALDYIPHNKYYDMPELFGKLIEDNKRTTVFPIREYWLDIGRVDDFVKANNDYKEYYV
- a CDS encoding cytidylyltransferase domain-containing protein, which gives rise to MKPTFLAIIPARGGSKGVPRKNIRKIAGKPLIAWTIEEAKKSQYITRLILSSEDDEIIKVAKRYGCEVPFVRPKEIAQDDTPGIDPVLHAIQQCPGYDYVVLLQPTSPLRTVEDIDGCIEYMLKKNAEFCVSVTAPDKSPYWMYIQDDVGKIKPIINQTNIPTRRQDLPKTIAINGAVYVAKTDKIIEERTFLTPNTFAYEMERGQSLDIDTEWDFKVCEFFLNQRIQCDKKE